A window of the Myxocyprinus asiaticus isolate MX2 ecotype Aquarium Trade chromosome 11, UBuf_Myxa_2, whole genome shotgun sequence genome harbors these coding sequences:
- the LOC127448468 gene encoding MIT domain-containing protein 1-like, producing MAQDFLPGMESSAISVLKRAVELDQSSRFQESLVCYQEGIQLLLDVLKAVKDDSKKVHYREKIKGYMDRAEQIKEHVNKLKEEGKYHEQIKIADNSTGFSYESLFKPYIRDGLTEVWVEDPYIRHVHQLYNFLRFCEMLLKGPCQVKTIHLLTSQDEDSSSQQTMALAEIKQSLQRQNVCLDFQCSSTIHDREIRFNNGWIIKIGRGLDYFKKPKGRFSIGYCDYDLRECHETTVDIFHTKHTKKS from the exons ATGGCTCAGGATTTCCTCCCAGGCATGGAGAGCTCTGCTATCTCTGTCCTGAAGAGAGCTGTGGAGCTTGATCAGAGCTCACGCTTTCAAGAGTCTCTCGTGTGCTACCAGGAAGGGATCCAGCTCCTGTTAGATGTACTGAAAG CTGTAAAAGATGACTCAAAGAAGGTCCACTACAGAGAGAAGATCAAGGGCTACATGGACCGAGCAGAACAGATTAAAGAACATGTGAACAAACTGAAAGAAG AGGGTAAATACCACGAGCAGATTAAGATAGCGGACAATTCCACTGGTTTCAGCTATGAATCCCTCTTTAAACCATACATCAGAGACGGGCTGACTGAAGTCTGGGTGGAGGACCCCTACATACGGCATGTCCATCAG TTATATAATTTTCTTCGCTTCTGTGAAATGCTGCTGAAAGGCCCATGTCAAGTAAAGACTATTCACCTCCTTACCTCACAGGATGAG GACAGCTCCTCTCAGCAAACCATGGCCCTGGCAGAAATAAAGCAGTCACTACAGAGACAAAATGTTTGTTTGGACTTTCAGTGCTCTTCTACTATTCATGATAGGGAGATCAG GTTTAATAATGGTTGGATTATTAAAATCGGCAGAGGGCTTGATTATTTCAAAAAACCAAAG GGTCGCTTCTCCATTGGATACTGTGATTATGATTTGAGAGAGTGTCATGAGACTACTGTGGACATTTTTCATACAAAACACACCAAGAAGTCATAG